From one Variovorax sp. PBL-H6 genomic stretch:
- a CDS encoding putative selenate ABC transporter substrate-binding protein has product MKRHFLQTLLLCLLGLAAGLSVHAQTPTTLRVSAIPDEAPTELQRKFKPLGEYLKKETGLDVQFTPVTDYAAVVEGLAGNKIDLAWLGGFTFVQARLRTQGGVVPLVQRAEDEVFTSKFIVPVDSKAKTLADLKGATFTFGAPSSTSGSLMPRHFLLQAGIDPEKDFKTVAYSGAHDATVAFVAAGRAEAGVLNASVWDKLVEAKNPNASKVRVLATTAPYYDYNWTARPGLDPAVQKKLTEAFLKLDAGNPAHREILALQRASKFIPTKASNYDSIESAARSAGLIK; this is encoded by the coding sequence ATGAAACGACACTTCCTCCAGACCCTCCTCTTGTGCCTGCTCGGGCTGGCCGCCGGCCTGTCGGTCCATGCGCAGACCCCAACCACGCTGCGCGTCTCGGCCATCCCCGATGAGGCGCCGACCGAGCTGCAGCGCAAGTTCAAGCCGCTGGGCGAGTACCTGAAGAAGGAGACCGGCCTCGACGTGCAGTTCACGCCGGTCACCGACTATGCCGCCGTGGTCGAGGGCCTGGCCGGCAACAAGATCGACCTGGCCTGGCTCGGCGGCTTCACCTTCGTGCAGGCGAGGCTGCGCACGCAAGGTGGCGTGGTGCCGCTGGTGCAGCGCGCCGAGGACGAGGTCTTCACCAGCAAGTTCATCGTGCCGGTCGACAGCAAGGCGAAGACCCTGGCCGATCTGAAGGGCGCGACCTTCACCTTCGGGGCCCCCTCTTCCACCTCGGGCAGCCTGATGCCGCGCCACTTCCTGCTGCAGGCCGGCATCGATCCTGAAAAAGATTTCAAGACCGTCGCCTACTCGGGTGCGCACGACGCCACGGTGGCCTTCGTGGCGGCGGGCCGGGCCGAGGCCGGCGTGCTCAACGCCTCGGTCTGGGACAAGCTGGTCGAGGCGAAGAACCCGAACGCTTCCAAGGTGCGGGTGCTGGCCACCACCGCGCCCTATTACGACTACAACTGGACGGCGAGGCCCGGCCTCGATCCCGCTGTTCAAAAGAAGCTCACCGAGGCCTTCCTCAAGCTGGATGCGGGCAACCCCGCGCACCGCGAGATCCTCGCGCTGCAGCGCGCCTCGAAGTTCATCCCGACGAAGGCCTCGAACTACGACAGCATCGAGTCGGCGGCCCGCTCGGCCGGGCTCATCAAGTAG
- the senA gene encoding selenoneine synthase SenA has protein sequence MLIGRFWQGKVGMAEARTLAGDSLAAALRECRARTRAWTFDLSDMQWRMPRQAGVNLVAWELSHLAWFGEFWVLRGPHAVDALGHVQPGAPARIAGPDALFDSSRLAHIARWSARLPTREQIDARLDAQLDACLAALATCEGSDEALYFHRLALFHEDMHAEAFAWLRATLGYPAPDGLAALPRLADAPAIEVPASQARIGWPAARGGFAFDNELGEHTVSLPGYEIDATPVTAGRYLRFVEAGGYDDPSFWPGEGGRWRAMQSRSHPARWRRVSRVSQQWEARWFERWLPLDPAQPVIHVSAWEAEAYARWAGRRLPTAAEWEHAAATQPGFAWGHGVWEWTASTFAPYPGFAPGPYRDYSAPWFGDHRELRGGAFATHARLHDLRYRNFFQPGRNDVFAGFRTAAP, from the coding sequence TTGCTCATCGGTCGATTCTGGCAGGGCAAGGTCGGCATGGCTGAGGCGCGCACCCTCGCCGGCGACTCGCTCGCAGCCGCACTGCGCGAATGCCGCGCGCGCACGCGCGCCTGGACCTTCGACCTGAGCGACATGCAATGGCGGATGCCGCGCCAAGCCGGCGTGAACCTCGTCGCGTGGGAGTTGTCGCACCTCGCCTGGTTCGGTGAGTTCTGGGTGCTGCGCGGCCCGCACGCGGTCGACGCGCTCGGTCATGTGCAGCCCGGTGCGCCGGCGCGCATCGCGGGGCCCGACGCCCTGTTCGACTCGTCGCGGCTGGCCCATATCGCCCGCTGGTCCGCGCGGCTGCCGACACGCGAGCAGATCGACGCGCGCCTCGATGCCCAGCTCGACGCCTGCCTCGCCGCGCTCGCTACCTGCGAAGGCAGCGACGAGGCCCTCTATTTCCATCGACTGGCGCTTTTCCACGAGGACATGCACGCCGAGGCTTTCGCCTGGCTGCGCGCGACGCTGGGCTACCCCGCGCCCGACGGGCTCGCCGCGCTGCCGCGGCTGGCCGATGCGCCCGCGATCGAAGTGCCCGCCTCGCAGGCCCGCATCGGCTGGCCCGCGGCGCGCGGCGGCTTCGCCTTCGACAACGAACTCGGCGAGCACACGGTCAGCCTGCCGGGCTACGAGATCGACGCCACGCCGGTCACGGCGGGCCGCTACCTGCGCTTCGTGGAAGCCGGCGGGTACGACGATCCGAGCTTCTGGCCCGGGGAGGGTGGGCGCTGGCGAGCGATGCAGTCCCGCAGCCACCCTGCGCGTTGGCGGCGCGTCTCCCGCGTCTCGCAGCAATGGGAGGCGCGCTGGTTCGAACGCTGGCTGCCGCTCGACCCCGCGCAGCCGGTGATCCATGTGAGCGCCTGGGAAGCCGAGGCCTATGCGCGCTGGGCCGGCCGCCGCCTGCCCACGGCCGCCGAATGGGAGCATGCGGCCGCCACGCAGCCCGGCTTCGCCTGGGGCCACGGCGTGTGGGAATGGACCGCCAGCACCTTCGCGCCTTATCCGGGCTTCGCGCCCGGCCCTTACCGCGACTATTCCGCCCCATGGTTCGGTGACCACCGGGAACTGCGCGGCGGCGCCTTCGCCACGCATGCGCGGCTGCACGACCTGCGTTACCGCAACTTCTTCCAGCCCGGCCGCAATGATGTGTTCGCCGGGTTCAGGACCGCGGCTCCTTAA
- the senB gene encoding selenoneine biosynthesis selenosugar synthase SenB has translation MSKKPRVLIVSPALADANNGNWRTASRWASFLSGVAEVEIARSWNGTACDAMIALHARRSAEAISQLRAARPGCPIALVLTGTDVYRDIEENEAARHSLQCASQLVVLQPDALDRLGAAERAKCRVILQSAARLRRGAAVRSFNLVAVGHLRDEKDPLTLMAAARRLPATTPIRIVHIGDALAPELGDAARRTMAECPNYCWFGGLPPDATRRWIARGRALVHMSRMEGGAQVVIEAVRSGVPVLASRIGGNLGLLGADYEGCFPAGDAAALAALMERFAAEPAFAARLAAQCALREPLFTPVAERECVRRLLRDLLAPP, from the coding sequence ATGAGCAAGAAGCCGCGGGTGCTGATCGTCTCGCCCGCGCTGGCGGATGCGAACAATGGCAACTGGCGTACCGCTTCGCGCTGGGCCTCGTTTCTCTCGGGCGTGGCCGAGGTCGAGATCGCGCGGTCCTGGAACGGCACGGCCTGCGACGCCATGATCGCCCTGCATGCCCGCCGCTCCGCCGAGGCCATCTCGCAGCTGCGCGCGGCGCGGCCGGGCTGCCCGATCGCGCTGGTCCTGACCGGCACCGACGTGTATCGCGACATCGAAGAGAACGAGGCTGCCCGGCATTCGCTGCAGTGTGCCAGCCAACTGGTGGTGCTGCAGCCTGATGCGCTCGATCGCCTCGGCGCGGCCGAGCGCGCGAAGTGCCGGGTCATCCTGCAGTCGGCCGCCCGGCTGCGCCGCGGCGCAGCGGTTCGCAGCTTCAACCTGGTTGCGGTCGGGCATCTGCGCGACGAGAAGGACCCGCTCACCCTGATGGCCGCCGCGCGCCGCTTGCCCGCGACAACGCCGATCCGCATCGTCCACATCGGCGACGCGCTCGCGCCTGAGCTCGGCGATGCGGCGCGCCGCACGATGGCCGAGTGTCCGAACTACTGCTGGTTCGGCGGGCTCCCGCCCGACGCGACGCGGCGCTGGATCGCGCGCGGCCGGGCGTTGGTGCACATGAGCCGGATGGAGGGCGGCGCGCAGGTCGTGATCGAGGCCGTGCGCTCGGGCGTGCCGGTGCTGGCCAGCCGCATCGGCGGCAATCTGGGGCTGCTGGGCGCGGACTACGAGGGCTGCTTTCCGGCCGGCGACGCCGCGGCGCTGGCGGCGCTGATGGAACGCTTCGCGGCCGAACCCGCCTTCGCGGCGCGCCTGGCAGCGCAGTGCGCGCTGCGCGAGCCGCTGTTCACCCCGGTGGCCGAACGTGAATGCGTGCGGCGCCTGCTGCGCGATCTGCTCGCGCCACCATAA
- the selD gene encoding selenide, water dikinase SelD, protein MNDRITAPAIRLTSFSHGGGCGCKIAPGVLSEILRNSGSGIIPPELLVGIETADDAAVYQLNDEQALIATTDFFMPIVDDPYDFGRIAATNAISDVYAMGGTPIMALALVAMPVNQLPLEVIGEVVRGGQAVCREAGIPIAGGHTIDSVEPIYGLVVMGLVHPKRLKRNADAKAGDVLVLGKPLGVGVLSAALKKEKLDAEGYAQLVANTTRLNKPGIALAALEGVHALTDVTGFGLAGHMLEMARGAGLRAVIDWPLVPLLPRVAEMAADGFVTGASGRNWAGYGAEVQLDAALPPVAQDLLSDPQTSGGLLVSCAPDSVAQVLALFHEQGFDAACAIGRMEAGPAGLRVNA, encoded by the coding sequence ATGAACGATCGAATCACCGCCCCGGCCATCCGCCTCACCAGCTTTTCTCACGGAGGCGGCTGCGGCTGCAAGATCGCGCCGGGCGTGCTGTCGGAAATCCTGCGAAACAGCGGCAGCGGCATCATCCCGCCCGAGCTGCTGGTCGGCATCGAGACCGCCGACGACGCCGCGGTGTACCAGCTCAACGACGAGCAGGCGCTGATCGCCACCACCGATTTCTTCATGCCGATCGTCGACGACCCCTACGACTTCGGCCGCATCGCCGCGACGAACGCCATCAGCGATGTCTACGCCATGGGCGGCACGCCGATCATGGCGCTGGCGCTGGTCGCGATGCCGGTCAACCAGTTGCCGCTGGAGGTCATCGGCGAGGTGGTGCGCGGCGGCCAGGCGGTGTGCCGCGAAGCCGGCATCCCGATCGCGGGCGGTCACACGATCGACTCGGTCGAGCCGATCTACGGGCTGGTCGTCATGGGGCTGGTGCACCCGAAACGCCTCAAGCGCAATGCCGATGCGAAGGCGGGCGACGTGCTGGTGCTCGGCAAGCCGTTGGGCGTGGGCGTGCTGTCGGCTGCGCTCAAGAAAGAGAAGCTCGACGCGGAGGGCTATGCGCAGCTGGTTGCCAACACCACGCGGCTCAACAAGCCGGGCATCGCATTGGCCGCGCTCGAGGGCGTGCATGCGCTGACCGACGTGACCGGCTTCGGCCTGGCCGGCCACATGCTCGAAATGGCCCGCGGCGCCGGACTGCGGGCGGTGATCGACTGGCCGCTGGTGCCGCTGCTGCCCCGTGTCGCCGAGATGGCGGCCGACGGCTTCGTCACCGGCGCCTCGGGCCGCAACTGGGCCGGCTATGGCGCCGAGGTGCAGCTCGATGCCGCGCTGCCGCCGGTCGCGCAGGATCTGCTGAGCGACCCGCAGACCTCGGGCGGGCTGCTCGTGAGCTGCGCACCTGACAGCGTGGCGCAGGTGCTGGCGTTGTTCCACGAACAAGGCTTCGACGCCGCCTGTGCGATCGGCCGCATGGAGGCTGGGCCCGCCGGTCTGCGCGTCAACGCGTAG
- a CDS encoding phasin family protein, with amino-acid sequence MATRRDETVSLKKKASIAGKKAVVARKTAAPRKKAAPAKKLVPARKAAQDNKQPGAQGLLRAGLKALGNVRDDVVKRQTNVIESLLGMGQAKGDGTPRGFALESFGIRKFEDVFDQRVATALQRLGMPTAQEVQELREQIKRLLEHLERIESGRKR; translated from the coding sequence ATGGCAACTCGCCGCGATGAAACTGTCAGCCTGAAGAAGAAGGCGTCCATCGCCGGCAAGAAGGCCGTGGTTGCCAGGAAGACGGCGGCGCCGCGCAAGAAGGCGGCGCCGGCGAAGAAACTGGTGCCCGCCAGGAAGGCAGCGCAAGACAACAAGCAGCCAGGCGCACAAGGCCTGCTGCGAGCCGGGCTCAAGGCCTTGGGCAACGTGCGTGACGACGTGGTCAAGCGCCAGACCAACGTCATCGAGAGTCTGCTCGGCATGGGCCAGGCCAAAGGCGACGGGACGCCGCGCGGCTTCGCGCTCGAAAGCTTCGGTATCCGCAAGTTCGAGGACGTGTTCGATCAGCGCGTCGCCACGGCCCTGCAGCGGCTGGGCATGCCAACGGCGCAGGAGGTCCAGGAACTTCGCGAGCAGATCAAGCGTCTGCTCGAACACCTGGAACGCATCGAGTCCGGCCGCAAACGCTGA
- a CDS encoding TetR/AcrR family transcriptional regulator, which translates to MASPTTRERILETSLALFNAQGLAAVSTHRIAAELEMSSGNLHYHFKAKQLIVDRLFRRFEERLELLNASSNSVRAIDDLWLALHLRFEAIDAYRFVYRDMAFLSGEYPALGQRAQALTAQNLLAAQSLCEALVVAGVIEATAEEAQMLALQMVFTTTCWLSFERLVPGRDALRQADPGLAAFYTLTLVSPYVSRESRAYLDYLRGKYLG; encoded by the coding sequence GTGGCGAGTCCCACCACCCGCGAGCGCATCCTCGAGACCAGCCTGGCGCTGTTCAACGCGCAGGGGCTCGCCGCCGTGTCCACGCACCGCATCGCGGCCGAGCTGGAGATGAGCTCCGGCAACCTGCACTACCACTTCAAGGCGAAGCAGTTGATCGTCGATCGCCTGTTCCGGCGCTTCGAGGAGCGGCTCGAGCTGCTCAATGCTTCTTCGAATTCGGTGCGTGCCATCGACGACCTGTGGCTTGCGCTGCACCTGCGCTTCGAGGCCATCGACGCCTACCGCTTCGTCTACCGCGACATGGCCTTCCTGTCGGGCGAGTACCCGGCGCTGGGCCAGCGAGCACAGGCGCTGACCGCGCAGAACCTGCTGGCTGCGCAATCGCTGTGCGAGGCGCTCGTCGTCGCAGGGGTCATCGAGGCGACGGCCGAAGAGGCGCAGATGCTGGCCCTGCAGATGGTCTTCACCACCACCTGCTGGCTCTCCTTCGAGCGGCTCGTGCCGGGGCGCGATGCGCTGCGGCAGGCCGATCCCGGGCTTGCGGCCTTCTATACGCTGACGCTGGTTTCCCCGTATGTTTCCCGCGAATCGAGGGCTTATCTTGATTACCTGCGTGGCAAATACCTCGGATAA
- a CDS encoding esterase/lipase family protein codes for MMAAAGEPIKPPSRLLLLAEGRALWEAGAALALWPLLQLTPRGDGHPVLVLPGLVASDMSTKLLRRYLEGRGYDAQGWGLGRNLGPREGIEDGMIAKLEALHAESGRKVSLVGWSLGGVYARLLAARHPQWVRSVVTLGSPFTGSARATHAWRVYEGVSGQSAEDPRRMKHVRPTPPVPTTSIFSRSDGVVAWRCSVEEPGPQSENIEVIASHLGLGAHPAVLYALADRLAQAEGQWKPFDRRLWGPLVYPDPSRSE; via the coding sequence ATGATGGCAGCCGCCGGTGAACCGATCAAACCCCCTTCGCGCCTGCTGCTGCTGGCCGAAGGGCGTGCCTTGTGGGAAGCCGGCGCCGCGCTGGCGCTGTGGCCGCTGCTGCAACTCACGCCGCGCGGCGATGGTCATCCCGTCCTGGTGCTGCCAGGGCTGGTGGCCAGCGACATGTCGACCAAGCTGCTGCGGCGCTATCTCGAAGGCCGCGGCTACGATGCCCAGGGCTGGGGACTGGGGCGCAACCTCGGCCCGAGGGAGGGCATCGAGGACGGCATGATCGCCAAGCTCGAGGCGCTGCACGCCGAAAGCGGCCGAAAGGTCAGCCTGGTGGGCTGGAGCCTGGGCGGCGTCTACGCGCGCCTGCTCGCCGCGCGCCATCCGCAATGGGTTCGCAGCGTCGTCACGCTGGGGAGCCCCTTCACCGGCAGTGCGCGGGCGACCCACGCGTGGCGAGTCTACGAAGGCGTGAGCGGCCAGAGCGCCGAGGACCCGCGGCGCATGAAGCACGTGCGCCCCACGCCGCCGGTGCCCACCACCTCCATCTTCAGCCGCAGCGATGGCGTGGTCGCCTGGCGCTGCAGCGTGGAGGAGCCGGGGCCGCAATCCGAGAACATCGAGGTGATCGCCAGTCACCTGGGACTGGGTGCGCATCCGGCCGTGCTCTATGCACTGGCAGACCGGCTGGCGCAGGCCGAAGGGCAGTGGAAGCCGTTCGATCGCAGGCTGTGGGGGCCGCTGGTCTACCCGGACCCGAGCCGGTCCGAGTAG